Genomic DNA from Nitrospinota bacterium:
GCATGTTCACCTTGCACCCATTGCCAAGCACCACTCTTTAATAACCATGGATAAAGTTCCAATAGAAAGTCTTTGCCAATGTCATGTTTTTTTAAGATTTTCTTTATTTCAGAATTTTCAAAGCACAAATCAAAATATTCCTCCAAAGCTTTCTCTTTTTTTCCTGAAAACAAGGAATGAAAGGTTTCTTTAGTTAGAGAGGGGTGGATAACTCTTTGCAGTTTATAAGCTTTATAAAGCCATACCCTTGCTCTACACCAATTAAGAATATTTCCCATACTGCTTTCTGCCCCAACGATTAAAGTCTCTGTAAATATAACTGGCTGTAAACGACATGATACAATACAAATTATGTTGGCAATTCTAACATTTTCCAGTTAGATTTCCATTTAAAAAAGGGGAGCATCCCCTTTTAAAAAAGGAATCTACGAGAGGCGGGAGACGGAGTCTTTGAGGCCGGCCTTATGTTTCAGCTCTTCGTTCTTCGCCATGTCCTTTTCGAGGACATCCTTCGGCGCGTTCTTCACAAAATTTTCATTTGAGAATTTTTTCTCGAAATGCCCAATATCGGTCTCGACCTTTGCTACCTCTTTTTTCAGGCGTTCCAGCTCCGCCCTTTGTTCACGCCGCTTTCGCCGGAACAACACGGTGAATCCGGCAATAATGCAAATGCTTCCCGATTGATTATTTTGGATATTCCGGGTGGATTTGATAAAATCCATTCATCAGAAAAAATAGCGAGAATTTATAAACCTGTTTAACCATACTTGGGTCTGCTGACGGCAAAGCGATGCTGATCTGGATAGTTTTCATACTGTTCGTACTGTTGATGCTTGCCCTTGATCTCGGAATTTTTCACCGCGAACCCAAGGCTCCGTCAATAACCGAGGCGCTCGGCTGGACCTTGGTTTGGGTGATGCTTGCGCTAGGTTTCAACATTTGCGTATATTTCATGTACGAACGTCATCTATTCGGCCTTGGCCTCGCCGGGGGGGATGAACTCACCGGAACGGAGGCGGCCCTTCAGTTTTTTACAGGATACGTCATTGAAAAATCACTGAGCCTCGATAACATTTTCATTATCGCCCTCATATTCTCCTATTTCAGCGTAGACCTTAAATATCAGCACCGTCTTCTTTTCTGGGGAATCATCGGAGCGCTCATAATGCGAGGGATAATGATCGCGCTCGGTTACGCGCTGTTCACGACTTTTTGGTGGACAAGTTCCCTGTTCGGCGCGATTCTTATCGCGACCGCCGTAAAGATGCTTATTGCCCATCACGACAACCTTGAGCCGGAAAAGAATCCCGTTGTGCGTTTCGTAAAAAGGTTCTACCCTGTGACCGGTTCTTCGGACGGCGCCTTCTTTGCCGAAATTGACGGCAAAAAGGGGGTGACGTCGCTTTTCCTGGCGCTTGTAATGATTGAAAGCACCGATTTACTTTTTGCCATCGATTCCATCCCGGCCATTTTCGCAATAACAAGCGACCCGTTTCTTGTGTACACCTCGAATGTCTTTGCGATACTTGGCCTCAGATCACTTTATTTCGCACTTGCCGCCATGCTGGAGAAGTTCCGATACATGAAGACAAGCCTCGTTTTCCTGCTGGCATTCGTTGGTGTGAAAATGATCATGATCCCTCACTACCATATGCCTACCCACATTTCCCTGTCGCTGATAGCGGGGATACTCTCTGTAGGAATACTGGCTTCGCTTGTCGGAAAAAAGGGGGGGGATACTGCCCAGCTTGTTTCACCGCTGGCAGAGGAAATGACTAACCTGGCTATAACGACCTACAAAGCAGCCCGCCGGCTGGCGGTCGGCATCATCGGTTCAACCGTAGTCCTTGTCGGGATTATAATGATTTTCCTCCCCGGCCCTGCCATTGTGGTCATTCCGGCTGGCCTGACCATACTTGCGGGGGAGTTCGTTTGGGCCAAAAGACTTCTACGAAAAACAAAACTTACCATGAACCGACAGCTCAATAATTTCAAAAACAATAAATGACAACAAAGAGGATTCCACCTTTTGGGGCGGGGTTTACGAGAGCCTGTTGACGGAGTCTTTGAGGCCGGCGAGTTTGTTTTTCAGCTCTTCGTTCTTCGCCATGTCCTTTTCGAGGACATCCTTGGGCGCGTTCTTCACAAAATTTTCGTTTGAGAATTTCTTTTCGAAATGCCCGATATCGGTCTCGACCTTTGCTACCTCTTTTTTCAGGCGTTCCAGCTCCGCTTCGATATCTATTATCCCCTCTAGAGGGATGTAAAGCTCCGCGTCTGGATATACGGCGGTGGCGGACTTCTCCGGCCTCTTTACATTTTCAGAAACTTCCAGGCTTGAAAGCCGCCCCATGGAACTTATCGTCCTTCCGCTGTGAAGGATCCTTTTCACGTTCGCGGTGTTTGCCCGTACCAGCCCATTCAATTCGGTCTTGGGGGGTATCTTCAGCTCCGCGCGGATCGAGCGTATCGAGTTCAGTATCTCCATGACCAGCCCCATCTCCTTTTCCGCTTCCTCGTCGATGAGCTTCCCGTCATACACCGGATACGGCTCTATCATTATCGATTCGCCATGCACAGGCAGTTTTTGATATATCTCTTCGGTAACGAAAGGCATTACCGGATGAAGGAGCCTTAAGAGATTATCGAGAACATATACAAGGACTGCCTGCGACGTCCCCCTCTGTTCCGCGTTATCGGATAAGAGCCTCGGCTTCTGAAACTCTATATACCAGTCGCAGAACTCGTTCCATGTAAACGCATAAAGGGTATTCGCAAGATCGTTATACCTGAACTTCGTAAGCGCGTCTTCCGCAGATGTTATCGTTCGTTGAAGCCTGGAGAGTATCCACTTGTCGCTGACGTCGAGCTTCAGTCCGGAAATATCGGCGCCACCCTTGAATCCATCGAGATTCATGAATACGAATCTCGACGCGTTCCAAAGTTTGTTTACGAAGTTGCGGTAACCTTCGATACGTTTTTCCGACATCCTCGCGTCGCGCCCCTGCGACTCTCCTGCACAGAGGGTAAAGCGGAGCGCGTCGGAGCCGTATTCGAACATGATATCGAGAGGGTCTATAACGTTCCCTTTCGATTTGCTCATCTTCTTCCCTTCCGCGTCCCGTATGAGGGCGTGGATGTAGACCTTTTTGAACGGCGGTTTGCCGGTGAACTTCAATCCCATCATTATCATACGGGCTACCCAGAAGAATATGATGTCGAACCCGGTTATCAATAGCGACGTGGGGTAGTATGCTTCCAGCGATTTCGTTTTTTCGGGCCAGCCGAGCGTGGAGAAGGGCCAGAGCGCGGAGGAGAACCAAGTATCGAGAACGTCGGTCTCCTGCCTAAGGTTGTTGTTTCCGCATTTCTGGCATTTGTCTATGTTGTTCCGGGATACATTTATCTCTCCGCAGTCGTCGCAGAACCAAGCCGGTATCCTGTGCCCCCACCATATTTGCCTGCTGATGCACCAATCGCGGATGTTCCCCATCCATTCGAAGTAGGTGTTCTCCCAAGATTTCGGCACGAACTCTATATCGCCGTTCCGTACCGCCTTTATAGCCTCTTCGGCGAGCGGTTTTGTCTTTACGAACCACTGGAGGCTTAGAGCCGGCTCTATTACCGTCTTGCACCGGTAGCAGTCGCCGACGGAGTGGGCGTGCGGTTTTACCTCTTTGAGAAAACCGCGGCTTTCGAGGTCCTCCACCACCTTCTTTCGGCACTCCTCGCGGCTCAGACCTTCGTAATCGGAGGGGACGTTTATCATCTTCGCCTCTTGGTCCATTACTTTCACTATTTCAAGGGAGTGTCGCGCCCCTATTTCAAAGTCGTTCGGATCGTGCGCGGGGGTCACCTTCAGCGCGCCGGTCCCGAAATCCATCGCGACGTATGAATCCCCTATGACCGGTATCTCCCTTTCCGTTAAGGGGAGCTTAACTTTTTTCCCTATATATTTTTTATATCGGTCGTCCTCCGGGTTGACCGCTACGGCGGTATCGCCGAGCATCGTCTCCGGCCTGGTGGTGGCAACCGTGAGCGCGCCGCTCCCGTCGGCCAGCGGATAATCTATCTCGTAGATATGCCCTTTCCTGTCGGCGTACTCCACTTCAAGGTCTGAGAGTGCGGTGTGGCACCTTGGGCACCAGTTGGTCATATATTCGGCGCGGTAGATGAGCCCTTCCTCGTAGAGTGAGACGAAAACCTCGCGCACTGCGTCGGAGAGCCCTTCGTCCATCGTAAAGCGGAGCCTCTCCCAGTCGCACGATGCGCCGAGCTCCTTCAGCTGTTCGATTATCTTTCCGCCGTACTTCTCTTTCCACTCCCATACCGTCTCGATGAACTTCTCGCGTCCGAGGTCGTGACGCGAAATCCCATCTTTCTTTAGCTCCTTTTCGACAACGTTCTGCGTGGCGATCCCTGCATGGTCGGTACCCGGCTGCCAGAGCGTGTTGAAACCTTTCATCCTCCTGTGGCGGATAACGATGTCCTGCAGTGTCGCGTCGAGCGCGTGCCCAAGATGAAGAGAGCCAGTTACATTCGGCGGTGGTATGACGAGAGAGAAACAATCCTTTTCGGAATTCTCATCCGCGCGGAAGTAGCCTTTTTCGAGCCAGTAGCTATACCAGCGTTTCCCCACTTCCTTGGGATCGTACCGTTTTTCCAGTTCTTCGTTGCTCAATTTGCCCGTTTCATAAATAAGTGTGTGCGGCAGTTATTGCCAGATTGTTTCGAGAGTGGGATTTTACCCCGCATCGGGTGAATAATCACATCTTTTTTCTCGCGGATACCGATTCTCATGCCTTTTGGGAAGGAGGGGAAGCGGCTGAAGAGTTGCCGCCATTATTGAGTGTTAATCGGTATGCCAGCATGCGGCTTCCACCGAAGCCGGAACGGGAAGGGGCGTTATGCTTCCCCTTTTTTTATCTGGTCGATCGCGCTCTTTATCATCTGTTCGGCTATCTTGGGTGTTATCTGTGTTGTTATTTTCCCGACCATTCCTATAAGCTCCGGCATTGCCAGCTGAAAACTCTGCCCTACCATTTTGGATATCTCTTCCTTTACGGAATCCTCAACCTGCCTTTCGATGATGGATCTTACGCTCTGGTCGACAGCCTCCTTGATGGCGTGCTTTAAAATATCGTTACCTTCGCCGGTGATGAGGTTCCTTATGGCGTTTTCAAGCGCCTGCGCGGGGATGGTCGGCAGCGCCGACTCCGATTCATCGCCGTATTCGGGCATCGGGAGCCTTGGGGCCCTTTCGCGCGCTTCATCCTTATGTTCCTCCTGCAGGTAGTCCCACAGGGCATCCAGATCTGTTTCGTGATCCTTATGGTCGTCTTCTTCATGGTAGGTGGAATCAATTTCCGACAGCTTTTTTTCCGCTTCCTTTATCAGGTCGCTCGCTTCCTGCATCAATTCCGGCTCTTTTGAGGCGGCATCCCATAACCTCTCTTCATCGGATTTCTCATCTTCTTGCGGTTCCTCTACAAGGTTGTCCACCGAAATGGTTTCTCCACCGCCAGGCCCGAAAAGATCGTCGTCCGCTCCGGAATCCGAATCCCCAAGAACTCCTCCTCCAAACTCAGCCAGAACGTCTTCAAATTCGTCATGATCTTCGCCGTCATGGCTTATGTCGTAATCCGTCATCGATTCATCTTCCGGTTCCCCGCCGAAAGGGGGGGTATCGTCGCCGTAGGCTATCTCTTCCGAAGCCGGAGGAGCTGAGGCAATATTTTCAGCCGTATCGGAGATATCAAGATCGAGATCAAGCCGTTTCCTAGGCTTTTCCTCTTCATGCCAATCTGTATACATGGAACTTGAGAGCGGATTTTTCCCAAGCGGATCATCATCCGCTACGCCTGAGGCGGCGAAAGCCGGGGCTTCGATGTCGTAATCGATATCAAGATCTGTCTTGTCATCAGGCAATGAGTCGAGGTCGCTCTCTTCGGTCGTATCGTCTATATCGAGGTCGAGTTTTGAGGCTCTGTCGCCGTAGGTATCGAGATCCATCTCAGCATTCTCATCCAGACCGAAATCCGTTTCACTCTCTGCAAGCGGTTCGTCGATATCAATATCCAGGTCGAGTTTTGAAGCTCTGTCGCCGTAGGTATCGAGATCCATCTCAGCATTCTCATCCAGACCGAAATCCGTTTCACTCTCTGCAAGCGGTTCGTCGATATCAATATCCAAGTCGAGTTTTGAAGCTCTGTCGCCGTAGGTATCGAGATCCAACTCCGCCTTCTCATCCAGGCCGAAATCCGGTTCACTCTCCTCAAGCGGTTCGCTGCTATCAAGGTCGAGGTCGAGTTTGGAGGCCCTTCCAACCGGCTTTTCATCAATGTCGAGGTCAGTGACATCTCCATTATCGAATGACATCTGCCCCGTTTCATCTTCAAGTGATGTAAGGCCGAAGTCATCCACAAGCTCATCCGTGCCCGATTCAATACCGGCGGATGCCATTTCATTAAATTCCTTTTCCGCATCAAAAACCGGAATATCGCCACCTGCCGAAGCTACTCCTCCGTCAAACTGCTTGTAGGAATCAAGATCGCTCATTTCTGAAAGCGGCTCCATATCAATCCTGTCGAAATCTATATCGCTCGCCGTATCCTCCTCTACATCGGGAAGCTCTTCGATCTCCTCCGGAGCAGCCCCTGCCGGTGCAAGATCTTTTCTCCTATTAGAGAAAGGGATAGTAAACTCGTCCCCCTGAATGCCTATCGGCGGAAATATCCCCTTCCTTTTCGGGGCTTCCTTCTTCTTGTCGCCATTATCATCACTTTCCATTTCATACCTGTTCAATTTCGAAGAGACTACCGGCGCGTCGAACGGGCTTGTATAGGCCTCTATTTCACCCAAATCATCCAGTTCGTTGTCCAGGTCTTCGTCAAAATCGTCGTCCAGGTCATCGTCCAGATCGTTGTCCTCTTCCTCTATCTCCAGTTCCTCCTCATCGTCAATGCCAGACGAGACCGACGCGCCAACCACCCTTTTGGAGGTATCAAGCGTGATTATCTTCACAGGTTCATCGAATGACGAAACGCCGCTGAAATAATCAGCCTTGGCGGATGCCATAACCTCTTCAGCTTCCGTATGAGCCGCCGCTTTTGCCTTTATGTAGCTATGGAGCGTAGAGATAAATTCTTCGGACTTGAAAGGTTTTGTGATGTGGCCGTCGGCTCCTGCCTCCTCCCCTTTTTTGTCGTCATATTTTTCCAGTTCCCCGGAAATAAGTACGAAGGGGATTTTATTCGTTTCAGGATTGCCCTTTACCTGGCGGCAAAATTCAAATCCATCCATTTCCGGCATTGAGACATCGGAAATGATAATATCCGGGATATCGTTTTTAATAGCCTCAAGCGCTTCGCTACCGTTACCTGCAATTACAACATCGACATCCTCATTCTCAAGGGTGAGCTGTATCACCTTTTGCATGGTAACCGAATCATCGGCGAAGAGCAGTTTCATAGCCAAATTAATATTCCCGGAAAATTAATAATTCAAACATCCCACTACCATTATAGCTTAATACAATATCGTCTGCCTTTGCCCGAACATTAAGATAATGGGTTAAAAAAGCCAAAAAAAACAACATCTTTACAGGGCTTTTAAGATGAGAGACGGGATATCGGAAAGGTGGGCCACCTTGTCCACTCCACCCAGCTTTATCGCCTCTTTCGGCATCCCGAATACGACGCATGACTGCTCGTCCTGGGCAATATTGTATGCCCCCGCCTTTTTCATCTCGAGCATGCCGGATGAACCGTCGCCCCCCATTCCGGTAAGCATTACGCCTACCGCATTTGAGCCGGCATATTTGGCGGCGGAGGTGAATAGCACTTCAACGGAAGGCCTGTGCCTCATCACGAGCGGCCCCTGCTTTACTTCCACGCTGTATCTCGCGCCGCTCCTTCTGAAGAGCATGTGACTGTGACCAGGGGCAATAAGCACCCTCCCCGGAATTACAGAATCGCCATCCTTTGCTTCCACAATTTCCATCTCGCACAGGTCGTTGAGCCTTTTCGCGAAGGCGTTCGTAAATCCTTCCGGCATATGCTGTACTATGCAGATGCCCGGCGTGGAGACCGGGAGCCGCATAAGCACGTCCTTGATCGCCTCTGTACCCCCTGTGGAAGCGCCTATGAATATTACCTTGTCGGTGGTTTTTATCATGGACGAAGCGAGCACTTTCGGTTTGCCCGGCGGCTTTGCGTGCTGATGCACGGACATGTTTACCTTTGAGGCGGCCTTCACCTTATCTATGATCTCTGTTGTCATTTCGTCGAGACCACGCTTTACGTCGATTTCCGGCTTTGCGACAATTTCCACCGCGCCAGCCTCCATGGCCGCCATCGTAGTTTCGGCGCCATGCTGAGTTAATGAACTTACCATGACGACAGGCATGGGCTTTGACGCCATAAGTTTCCTGAGGAATGTGACGCCGTCCATTTTCGGCATCTCCACATCCAGGGTCAGGACATCCGGTTTTAGCTGTACTATTTTATCTCTGGCAATATATGGATCGGGAGCAGTGCCGACAACTTCTATTTGAGGATCCTTTGAGAGGGCTTCCGAGAGGACATTACGTACTACCGCCGAATCGTCGATAATAAGAACTCTTATTTTTGCCATGTGTCCCCCTAGAAATATTCTTCTTTTGAATCACAAAATGTTTTTATGTCCAGAAGCAAAATGGTCTTATCTTCCGTCTTTCCGACTCCTTGAATAAAATCGGTATTGATCCCGCCCAGCGCCTGCTCTGCGGAGACGATCATATCATCCTTGAATCTGACGATATCATCGACAAAGTCGACAAGTATTCCGGTGCGAAGACCGTCATTCTCAATAATGATAATATTTTCCCATTCGGAAGATTTACCCGATACATGCACCGATGCCGTACCATTGCCGCCAGCTGCATTTCCTGAGGCAAACTTCAGCTTTTTCCGCGCATTTATCACGGGGATGACCATTCCCCTCAAATTCATTATCCCCGACACAAATCCCTTTGCATGGGGAACCCTTGTCAAATTCTTGTTCAGGATAATCTCCATTACCTTGTTGATATCTACGCCATATCTTTCCTTCCCTAGTTGAAAGGTAAGAAACGCCTCCATCTTCTTCTCTTGAGGGGTGGAAGCATCTTTTTCAACAGTCCCCTCCGCCTCTAGGCTGACTCCCTTATCCGCAGGCCCGGTTTTCTTTTCTGATGCTGGAGATTCCTTCCCAGTCTGCTTACCGTCAGCCATTTTTGCGTTCTCCTGCTGACCACTCCCCCTTATTTCCATGCCGCTCTCATGGGCGGCTTTTTCCATAAGGGAGTGCATGTTATCCAGAAATTCGAACAGCCTGTCCAGATCCTTCTGGCTGACCGGGGTTTTTTCCTTCCTGAGCTTATCGAGCATGGTTTCCATCACTGTCGAAATAGTATGTATTTCTTTTAACCCAACAAGACCGGCATTCCCCTTTATGCTGTGCACAATACGGAAGAGCTCGCCTACATACCCGGCATTCGCATTGTCTTTCTCCAATGCCAGAAGAGCTGTTTCCAACTCATCCATATGGGTTTCCGTCTCTTCAAAAAACGCCAACAACGCCGGTGATAAAGTCATTTATTGCTCTCCAACCAGTCCGCCAACGCTTAAGACCAATCCAATGGATCCATCGCCCAGGATCGCTCCCCCCATGAGAGCCTTTACATGATGGAACACTTTGCCCAGGTCCTTGAGAACCACATTCTGCTGTTCAACGATCGCATCGGCCAGCACGCAACAGCTCTTTCCATTCTTCTGAATGATGAGACACACACCATCGCTAGGCTCTGATACCTTGGTTGGGATATTGAAAAGCGAATGCAATCTTACCAAGGGATAGATCTCCCCCCTGATATTAACCATTTCCGACTTTTCCTTGAGGGTGAATATCTCCCCTTTTCTAGGGCGTATCGACTCCCGCACATCTTCCACCGGAAAGATGAATTTGCTTTTCCCGACAGAGGTAACCAATCCGTTGATGGTGATGAGGGTAGTTGAAACCGGAACGGAAATTATGAATTCCGATCCTTTGCCGAAGGTCGATTCGATCTCGATTTTCCCCTTTGTGTCGATAATGGCGCCCTTCACAACATCCATACCGACGCCACGGCCTGAAATATCCGTAACTTTTTCCGCTGTCGAAAACCCCGGATTGAATATGAAGTCATAAACTTCCTTGTCCTGTAACTGGCTCCCTGCCTGCTGTGTGATCAGCCCTTTGCTTATGGCCTTTTCCAATATCTTATCTCTTGAAATCCCTGCGCCGTCATCCTTCAGCTTGATGAACAGGTTTTCTCCCTGTATTTCTGCCGAGATCACCACTTTTCCCCGTTCCTTTTTCCCGGCGGCTTTTCTCTTCTCGGGAGTTTCAACTCCATGGTCGACCGCGTTCCGAACCATATGGATTATCGGGCTTTCAAGCTTTTCCACGAGGCTCTTGTCGAGCATCACTTCCTCGCCGATCATCTCCACTTCTACATCCTTGCCGATAGCGGTGGCGACGTCCCTGATAATCCTGGGAATTTTCTGAAAGATGCTTTTGATAGCCACTTTTCGCACCTCGGAAAGCCCGTGTTGCAGTCTTAGCGTCAGCTCGGAATAGTTGAGGTTTGCGATTTTAAATTCCTTTGAAACGTGCTCTCCACCTTCGATAGTGCTCAGCTTTTTCTCCAGGTAGTTGAACACCTCGGATATGATTATCAACTCGCCTACATGATCCATGAACTCATCGACTTTTTCTTCCGATATGCGCATCGTTTTCTGGGAAGCGATGTTTTTCTTGAACTTCTGTTCCTCTTCCTTTTCTGATTCCTGTATTTTCAAGGCCTCCTTGATGTCTTCCTTTTTAACAACGCCCTTGGCTATGAGGTATTCGCCTGTCTTTTCATCCGGTTTCTTTCCTATCAGCGCCTTGCCAAGCGCGGTCCTGTCGACCTTCCCCATTTTTATAAGTATTTCACCTAGCTTTCCCACCTCCGGCACGACAGCGGCCTCCTCTCTCGGTTCTTCGCGCCTGTCGACTATCACCTTGCCAGATTCAATCGCAATGGCGGCGCCGCCAACAAGGTTTTGCGCCTTGCGAAGACTGTCTGAGAGTCTGTCGAGGATGGCAGCATCAACCTGTGAGGAACTTCGAATTTCATCCAGAACGAGAAAAGCTTCATTCAGGTGATCACTTACCGCCTTGAAATTATCCTTCTCTTTGCCGCTATCGACCGATATTCTCGCTTCGAGATTTTCAATGAATTCCTTCTCGTCCGGTAAAAGCTCATAATGTGTATCCCCTTCAGCGACTCTGTCGAACATCGCCTTCAGGTAATCTGTCCCCTTTAGCAGGTTATCGATGACAACCGGTCTCGCTTCCATCTTCCCTTTCCGTATGTCGTCCAGCAGATTCTCCAGCTTATGGGAGAACGACTGGATATGGAGAAGACCGAAAAAGGCGGAACTCCCTTTTATGCTGTGGACGGGGCGAAATATGGAATCGACTATTTTGACTTCGCCAGGATTTTTTTCCAGTTGTACGAACTTTTCATCAAGACCGTCAAGCGATTCAAAGACCTCTGCCAGATACTCTTTAAATATATCCGCGTCGTTTTCACTCATATTGGCCTTTTCCCAGTACCTTTTAAAACCATACTTTCCCAAATGCCCGGAATGCCGATGCCGCCGGACAACAGAAGATCAACCTGTCGCCTAATTTTATCGAAAAATGTAACATTCATTCCTGAAAAATATCTTCCCTCATTCAACTGCACAATGTAACAGATAAATACTACTATATCGGCAAAAACCCCGATATGCTTAACAGACCACCTATTTCTGATAAATAGTAGGTTGGATATATTTAAAATCGTTTTTCAGGCCGGTGAGGCTTTCAGAATGCCCGATGAACAGGTATCCCCCCGGCTTCAGGTGACGATGGAACTTCGCGACAAGCACCTCTTGAGTCGGCCTGTCAAAATATATCATGACGTTTCGGCAAAAGATGAAATCAAACTGGTATTTAAAGGGGAACAGATGATTCATCAGGTTAAACCTTTTAAAGGTTAAATACTTTCTGACGTCGGGCCGTACCCTCACCATCTCCCTGTTTTTAACAGGTTCGCCCTTTTGGAAATATGCCTTGAAATAATCAGGCGGGACACCATCCGTTTTTTCCTTCGGATAGATGCCGAGATAGGCTTTTTTAAGAACTTCGGTAGAGATGTCTGTCGCCAGGTATTTAATGTCCCAAGGGGGCATATTAGTATGCAAATGTGCCAGCAGGGTAAACATGATCGAATACGGTTCTTCGCCTGTTGAACAGCCTGCGCTCCAGACCCTGAAAACCGTATCGCGTGCCTTACCCTTTCTCTCTATCCACTCCGGTAAAACCGAATTCAGGAAGTTGAAGTGATTCATCTCCCGGAAGAATGATGTCAGGTTTGTAGAAATGTCATCCAGAAGCGGGATGAGCGCTTCACCGCTCTTATCACTGCTTACGAAATTATAATAGTCCCGGTACGATTTATAACCTTCTCTTGTAAGCCTCGCCCTAAGCCTTGTTCTTAAAAGCTCTTTCTTTGACTGGTTGAGCGATATCCCGCTCTGTTCGTATATCAGTTTGCGAAAAAGCTCGAAATCCTTGTCTGTAAGATCCTTCAGCTCAGGACGCAACTCTATTTTTTCAGAAGAAAATAATCCCATATGCCTTCACAATTGAAATAGTCCTGTTTATCATAATGTTTAAATTCATCTGACCCGACAAGGCAAATACCTTTTTCCCTACTCAATCTTTCTCCAATAGACCTTGGCAGATACAAGCCTTAGTTTGTGCGCATACTTCCTGTTCTCACCGATTCCGCGATTAACTGCGATGCGCAGCTGCAAGGCCGCGAAGAAACTGTGGAAAATACCTACTTTTCTTCCACTTTTGCCACCATTTCAAGCTCTGAGACTGACAGCACTTTTTCAATATCAAGGAGTATCTTCACCTTTTCCTTTACCTTGCCCATCCCAAGTATGAAATTCGTATCTACGGAGCTTCCGAATGAAGGCGGGGGGTCTATATTTTCTTTGGCAATATCTAAAACCTCGGCAACTGTATCGACTACTATGCCCAAAAGGAGATTGTTTACATTTACTACGATAATGCATGTCTCTCTGGTATATTCAACAGCCGGCATTCCGAATTTCAGACGCAGATCAATAACCGGAATAACCTTGCCTCGAAGGTTTATTACCCCTTTGATAAAATCCGGAACTTGCGGTACTTCGGTTATTTCCATAACGCTAATAATTTCACGGACTTTCAATATTTCCAGCCCATACTCCTCGTCCCCAAGAACGAAGGTTAAATATTTCCCTTCATTTGCCGACAAGTCGGCTTTTGCTTTTCTCACTTCCTCGGATCGAACATCGGCTTCGCTGACAGTGTCTTTCATCTTATTTAACCTCCACTGGTTGGTTTCTTTTTACTTATTATCTTCCGCACTCCATTTTATCCTTTATGAGGACACTAAATCAAAGACTCCTCCAACATCAATAATTAACCCAACAAGTCCGTCCCCCAGGATCGAACTTCCTGAAAAACTTTTTATCCCCTGAAGCCGTCTGTCCAGATTTTTTATCACAACCTGTTGCTGGCCCAGAAGGTCGTCCACCAAAAAACCTTTCCGTTTGGATTCGGTTGCAACTACTATCACAAGGGACTCTGTAACGTCTTTATTTCCGTTAGAACAGCCGAAAAGCCTGTTAAGACGAACAAGGGGAATAAGCTCGCCGCGCACGTTTACCATCTCCCCTTTTTCAACCACTGTGGTGAGTTGCGACTTTGTTGGCCGAATAGACTCCGCGATTGAGATGGTGGGGATTATGTACCTTTCATCCCCTACACGGACAAGCATACCGTCGACAATGGCCATTGTCAGCGGGAGTTTAATGAAAA
This window encodes:
- a CDS encoding chemotaxis protein CheA, whose product is MSENDADIFKEYLAEVFESLDGLDEKFVQLEKNPGEVKIVDSIFRPVHSIKGSSAFFGLLHIQSFSHKLENLLDDIRKGKMEARPVVIDNLLKGTDYLKAMFDRVAEGDTHYELLPDEKEFIENLEARISVDSGKEKDNFKAVSDHLNEAFLVLDEIRSSSQVDAAILDRLSDSLRKAQNLVGGAAIAIESGKVIVDRREEPREEAAVVPEVGKLGEILIKMGKVDRTALGKALIGKKPDEKTGEYLIAKGVVKKEDIKEALKIQESEKEEEQKFKKNIASQKTMRISEEKVDEFMDHVGELIIISEVFNYLEKKLSTIEGGEHVSKEFKIANLNYSELTLRLQHGLSEVRKVAIKSIFQKIPRIIRDVATAIGKDVEVEMIGEEVMLDKSLVEKLESPIIHMVRNAVDHGVETPEKRKAAGKKERGKVVISAEIQGENLFIKLKDDGAGISRDKILEKAISKGLITQQAGSQLQDKEVYDFIFNPGFSTAEKVTDISGRGVGMDVVKGAIIDTKGKIEIESTFGKGSEFIISVPVSTTLITINGLVTSVGKSKFIFPVEDVRESIRPRKGEIFTLKEKSEMVNIRGEIYPLVRLHSLFNIPTKVSEPSDGVCLIIQKNGKSCCVLADAIVEQQNVVLKDLGKVFHHVKALMGGAILGDGSIGLVLSVGGLVGEQ
- a CDS encoding methyltransferase domain-containing protein, translating into MGLFSSEKIELRPELKDLTDKDFELFRKLIYEQSGISLNQSKKELLRTRLRARLTREGYKSYRDYYNFVSSDKSGEALIPLLDDISTNLTSFFREMNHFNFLNSVLPEWIERKGKARDTVFRVWSAGCSTGEEPYSIMFTLLAHLHTNMPPWDIKYLATDISTEVLKKAYLGIYPKEKTDGVPPDYFKAYFQKGEPVKNREMVRVRPDVRKYLTFKRFNLMNHLFPFKYQFDFIFCRNVMIYFDRPTQEVLVAKFHRHLKPGGYLFIGHSESLTGLKNDFKYIQPTIYQK
- a CDS encoding chemotaxis protein CheW, with the translated sequence MKDTVSEADVRSEEVRKAKADLSANEGKYLTFVLGDEEYGLEILKVREIISVMEITEVPQVPDFIKGVINLRGKVIPVIDLRLKFGMPAVEYTRETCIIVVNVNNLLLGIVVDTVAEVLDIAKENIDPPPSFGSSVDTNFILGMGKVKEKVKILLDIEKVLSVSELEMVAKVEEK